Within the Pengzhenrongella sicca genome, the region CGTACGACCCGGCGCTGCTCGACCGCGCCTCGGGGAGCGCCCCGCGGCGGCTCGTCGAGTACTGGGGCCACATGGCCTCGTACGTGCCACCGAGCACGTACCGCCTGCTCGAGTGGCGCCAGCGCGCCTACCGGACCGAGGCGTGGGGGAGCATCAGCGGGGTCGAGCTCGCGCACTCGGGCGTCGTGGACCAGATCCGCGACCTCATCGCCGACCGTGGGCCGATGACCGCGAGCCAGGTGCACGCGCTGTTCGAGGCGGACCACCCGCGCACCTCGACCGAGTGGGGCTGGAACTGGACTGTCGCCAAGACGGCGCTGGAGTTCCTCTTCTTCACCGGCGAGGTCACGTCGGCGCGGCGCAACGCGGCGTTCGAGCGCTGCTACGACCTCACCGAGCGGGTGCTCCCGCCCGCCGTCGTCGCGGCGGCGCCGATCGCCGACGACGACGCCGTCCGCGCGCTCGTCGAGATCTCCGCGCGGGCGCACGGTGTCGGCACGCTGCGCTGCCTCGCGGACTACTTCCGCCTGCGGCCCGAGCCCGCGCGCCGCGCCGTCGGCGAGCTCGTCGACGCCGGCGTGCTCGCGCCGGTCACCGTGACCGGCTGGGACCGGCCGGCCTACCTGCACACGGGCGCGCGGCGGCCCCGGCGGTCGGCCGCCCGGACCCTGCTGAGCCCGTTCGACCCGCTCGTGTTCGAGCGTCGGCGGCTCGAGGAGCTGTTCGGCATGCGGTACCGGATCGAGATCTACGTGCCCGCGGCGCAGCGCGTGCACGGCTACTACGTGCTGCCGTTCCTGCTCGGGGAGCGGCCGGTCGCCCGGGTCGACCTCAAGGCGGACCGCGCGGCCGGCCGCCTGCTCGTGCTGGCGGCGCACGCCGAGCCCGGGGCGCCGCCGACGACGGCAGCCGAGCTCGCGGCCGAGCTCCGGGAGCTGGCCGGCTGGCTCGACCTGGGCGACATCGAGGTGGTCCTGCCGCACCGCGGCGACCTCGCGGCGGCGCTCGACGCGGCGCTGCGACGCGCCCCATGAGGCGCCCGACCCCGGCGTCGGCAGGCCCGACGGCGCCCGGCCGGCCCGCGACGATGCGGCCGCGCGACTTCGCGCTGGTCGCGGGCGGCGCCGTGGCCTGGGGGACGGGCGGCATCGCGGGCTCGCTCCTGGCGGCGGGCAGCGGCCTGTCGATGCTCGCCGTGGCGAGCTATCGCCTGCTCGTCGGCGGCGCCATCGTGGTCGTCGCCCTCGCCCTCGCCGGCCACCTGCGCCGCGTGCCGGTCTCGCGACCCGTCGCGGCCCGGGTCGCGGCGACCGGGCTGCTCGCGGCGCTGTACCAGGGCTGCTACTTCGCTGCCGTCGCGCTCACGACCGTGAGCACCGCGACCCTCGTCGCGCTCGGGGCGGCGCCGATCCTGGTCGTCGCCGCGACGGCCGTCTCCACCCGGCAGCGGCCGACGGCGCGGGTCACCGTCGCGGCCGCCGCGGCGCTCGCGGGGCTCGCCCTCCTGCTCGGCGCGCCCGCGGCGTCGTCGGCCGGCGCCGGCGCGGCACTGGGGCTCGGGCTCGCCCTCGCCGCGGCCGCAGCGTTCGCCGCGATGACCATGCTGAATCGGCGCCAGGTTCCGGGCCTTGACCCGCTCGCGCTCACCGGCCTGTCGTTCACCGCCGGCGGCCTCGTGCTGCTCCCGCTCGCCGCGCTCGGCGCCGGCCTCGGCGCGCCCCACGGGGCGGCCGGGTGGGTGCTGCTGGCCTTCCTCGGCCTCGTGCCGACCGCCGGCGCGTACGGCGCCTACTTCGCCGGGTTGTGCCGGGTGCCGGCGACGACGGCTGCGCTGCTGGCGCTGCTCGAGCCACTCACGGCGGCGGCGTGCGCGGCGCTCGTGCTCGGCGAGCGGCTCGGCCCGCTCGGTGTGGCCGGCGGTGCCCTGCTCGTGGCCGCCGTCGTCCTGCTCCGACCGCGCCGCTGGGGCTGATCCCGGGCCGTCGCTCGCCTACGATGAAGTGGAACGGATCCGCCCGGCCGTCCGGCCGCGGATGTGCGAAACCCCAGGGAGTCATGCGTGCCTGCGATCCTCGAGAAGGTTCTTCGCTTCGGCGAGGGCCGGATCGTCAAGAAGCTGTCCGGCATCGCCCACCAGGTCAACGCGCTCGAGGAGAGTTTCACGTCCCTCTCGGACGCCGAGCTGCGCGAGGAGACCGACCGGTTCAAGGCCCGCATCACTGGCGGCGAGGACCTGGGCGATCTGCTCCCCGAGGCGTTCGCGGCCGTCCGTGAGGCCGCCCAGCGCACCCTCGGCCAGCGGCACTTCGACGTCCAGCTCATGGGCGGCGCGGCCCTGCACCTCGGCAACATCGCCGAGATGAAGACCGGCGAGGGCAAGACGCTCGTCGCGACGCTGCCGGCGTACCTCAACGCGCTCAGCGGCGACGGGGTGCACGTCGTGACGGTGAACGACTACCTCGCGACCTACCAGTCGGAGCTCATGGGTCGAGTCTTCCGCTTTCTTGGGCTCACGAGTGGCGTGATCCTCACGGGCCAGACGCCCGCGCAGCGCCGCGCCCAGTACGCCTGCGACATCACGTATGGCACCAACAACGAGTTCGGGTTCGATTACCTGCGCGACAACATGGCGTGGAGCACCGAGGAGCTCGTCCAGCGCGGCCACAACTTCGCGATCGTTGATGAGGTCGACTCGATCCTCATCGACGAGGCGCGCACGCCGCTGATCATCTCCGGCCCCGCCTCGGGCGACGCGAACCGCTGGTACGCCGAGTTCGCCAAGGTCGTGCGGCGCCTCGAGGCCGATCGCGACTACGAGGTCGACGAGAAGAAGCGCACCGTGGGCGTCCTCGAGCCCGGTATCGAGCGGGTCGAGGACTACCTGGGCATCGAGAACCTCTACGAGTCCCTCAACACCCCGCTCATCGGCTTCCTGA harbors:
- a CDS encoding EamA family transporter, which gives rise to MRRPTPASAGPTAPGRPATMRPRDFALVAGGAVAWGTGGIAGSLLAAGSGLSMLAVASYRLLVGGAIVVVALALAGHLRRVPVSRPVAARVAATGLLAALYQGCYFAAVALTTVSTATLVALGAAPILVVAATAVSTRQRPTARVTVAAAAALAGLALLLGAPAASSAGAGAALGLGLALAAAAAFAAMTMLNRRQVPGLDPLALTGLSFTAGGLVLLPLAALGAGLGAPHGAAGWVLLAFLGLVPTAGAYGAYFAGLCRVPATTAALLALLEPLTAAACAALVLGERLGPLGVAGGALLVAAVVLLRPRRWG
- a CDS encoding winged helix-turn-helix domain-containing protein — protein: MPSSRPVDALSLSQARRVAIAAQGLDRPRPGPDSVVTMRHLQQVIDRIGLLQIDSVNILARAHLMPLYSRLGPYDPALLDRASGSAPRRLVEYWGHMASYVPPSTYRLLEWRQRAYRTEAWGSISGVELAHSGVVDQIRDLIADRGPMTASQVHALFEADHPRTSTEWGWNWTVAKTALEFLFFTGEVTSARRNAAFERCYDLTERVLPPAVVAAAPIADDDAVRALVEISARAHGVGTLRCLADYFRLRPEPARRAVGELVDAGVLAPVTVTGWDRPAYLHTGARRPRRSAARTLLSPFDPLVFERRRLEELFGMRYRIEIYVPAAQRVHGYYVLPFLLGERPVARVDLKADRAAGRLLVLAAHAEPGAPPTTAAELAAELRELAGWLDLGDIEVVLPHRGDLAAALDAALRRAP